The following nucleotide sequence is from Alkalihalobacillus sp. LMS39.
AACACTATGAACATATGTATCAAACAAGAAATAAAACGTTTGGCAATGCAGGGTTTGCAAGAAAGGTTATATCAGAGTCGATTAAAAATCTTGATTACCGGGTTTCTCAACTACCATCAGAGGAGTTAACAGAAGAAATTAAGAAAACCATTGAACCATCTGATATTGCAACTTTAACGAATTAAGAGATAAAAAATGATATTTGAAGATATAATAACATTCTTCGAACAAGAATTACAGGATTTGGTAGAGAAAGTTTTTTCAACGTTCATCAACTAAAAAAGTCGGACCTATAAAAATATAAACACTTATGTTTACGCTTTAAAAAGGTGGGTATTTATATATACAAACAAAGAAAGGCGTGGATATAATGTTAAGATGGTCAATCATATTTTTTATCATTGCAATTATTGCAGCTTTTTTCGGCTTTATCGGAATAGCTGGTGCAGCAATTGAGATTGCTAAATTTATCTTTTATATTTTCATCGTCTTGTTTATTATTTCGCTTATTGCTGGTGTTGTAAGGCGATAGAAACGAATCTGTAATGACGACAATTAGATTTATCAGTATCAAAAGACTCTCAAATCGCACGTGAAGTGCTGTTCACTCTAACATGTTGGTTTAGCATTGAACGGACAATAGTGAAATACATTTTATTAAGCAAAAGCAGTCCCTTTACGGAGAGGGATTGCTTTTTTGCTTATATGTAGGAAAGAAAACTTTTAAAGCCAAAAGTTTGACTTCGTTCAAGTCTAGTGATAAATTTATCTATATTATAGATATTATGAGTCTTTAATATCTTTTTAAAGTGAGGAGGTTATGTATGAAGTATTCAAACGCGACCAATTATGCCCTGCATACGATGATACATCTAATGTTGCAGCCTAGCGGGAGTTCGGTGGGAGTGCAGGAATTAGCTGAAATGCAACATCTTTCCCCGACGTACCTTTCTAAAGTATTAACTAAACTTACGAAAGCTGGTTTAATCGAGTCTACGCCTGGTGCGAAGGGGGGCTACAAAATTTCAAGAACAAAACATGAAATATCTTTTTTAGATGTGATTCATGCGATTGAAGGGGAGACTAGCTTATTCGATTGCACCATCCATCATGAAGGCTGTTTGATTGAGAGCGTCATGAGGCAAGCAGAGGAAAATATGAAAGATGAACTGGGATCAAAGTTGCTGATTGACATTGCAAAAGAAGCAGAATCCCTACAGAAACTAGCAAAAAAATAAAATGATTATTTGAGGAGTGAACAAGATGATAGTAGATTGTGCTGTAATTGGTGGAGGACCGGCTGGGTTGAATGCAGCTTTAGTACTTGGAAGATCAAGACGCCAAACGATCCTGTTCGATGACAACAAACCGAGAAATGCGGTGACTTCTGAATCCCATGGATTTATCACAAGGGACGGTATCCATCCGCAGGAATTCAAAAGGATAGCCCAGGCAGAATTAAGCAAGTACCCGGACGTGACGATTGAAAAACAACGAGTGTATCGCATAAATAAGGAAAATGAATTCTTCCAGGTGGAAACAGAGAAAGGAGAAGTATTTACTGCCAAGAAGGTCATTCTTGCAACAGGATTTAAGGAAGTTCTTCCTGAAATCCCACGGGTAAAAGAGTTCTATGGCAAGAGCCTATTTAGTTGTCCTTTCTGTGATGGCTGGGAATTAAGAGATCGTCCGCTAGCGGTGATTGCAGATGATAAAAAGGCATTTCATATGGCGAAAGTAGTATCCAACTGGACAGATGACGTAATTATTTTTACAAACGGCAGTAATGTACTTTCGCAAGAAGAACAAGAATTGCTAAAAAGTAAAGGCATCCGGATTAATGATAAGAAGATTGTCACTCTCATTGGTGAAGAGGGGATGTTGGAAAAAATTATGCTGGAAGATGAAACAGAAGTACCCCGTGAAGGAGGATTTATAATTGCAGAGTGGATACAGGCTGCTTCTTTTGACTCGCTCGAATACACATTAAACGAGCAGGGCGGAATTGAAACGGACAACTGGCAACGGACGAACATTGAAGGGGTGTATGCTTGTGGAGATACACGAATTGCTGGCCCCACCCAATTAATCTTGGCAGCGGGTGAAGGGTCTATGGCTGCCATTGCTGTGAATGCAGACCTAATAGAAGAAAAGTTTAACGACGAGAAACAGCACAATTAAAAAACCAGCAAAAAAAAGGAGGAGTAATATGGAACATTCACATGGAAAGCACAACAAAGGAAAAGTATCATATTTGGAAAGTCCTGAACGGAGAAAACAATTTTCCCCAGAACAGCTACTTCAAATAGTCACATTTAAAGAAACTGACACTGTATTGGACTTCGGTGCCGGAACTGGTTATTTTTCTATTCCTACAGCAAAAACGATAAAGGGCAACGTATACGCTTTGGATACCGACACAGCCATGCTTGAAATTATAAAGGAAAAAGCCGTAAAGGAACAGCTCACAAACATTGTCCCAGTCCATGGAAGTTTAGAGGCCCTTCCTTTACGTGAAGACTCTATCAATATAATCATTGCATCTTTAGTATTGCATGAAATAAAGCCACTTGCACCGGTATTACAGCAAATGAAACATTTACTGAAAAAAGATGGATATCTCATTTGTCTGGAGCTTGAACCAAAAGGAAGTTCAAAGAAAGCTCCGAGAATTACGTTGGAAGGAATGGAGCGAGAAATGAAGGAAGCAGGATTTAAGGTGAAAGAGAAATTATTTCCGGCAGAAGCTCTTTATATGATTATTGCAAAGAAAGAGGAATAACTGATTATTTTTTGTTTAATTACAGATATTAAGTATCTGTAAAGTATTTAATTAAATATCTTAACAATAGGAAACAGATTATGTTGTAGAAGATGGTAATATTTTTATTGCAGTGTCTTCACTGTAACTATAAAACCTAAAAAAGACCACTTTAATATAAAGTGGTCTTTTCCTGAAGGTAAATTAATAGTTAGACTTGTAACTTCTAAATGTATGTCCTCTCCACAAAATGGATATAGCAATTAATAATCCAACAATAGAAAAGGAAAGGATAACTAATTGGATATCAAATCCTCTAGAAACGAGTAAAGTTACACTTGCATAGGCAAGCGGATCAAACCCGTTCATTGCTAAAAAGACAATACTCATAACCCTTCCCATAATGCGGGGGTCCGTATCTTCTTGTGCTGAAGTGAAAAATGGGATGGATACAAATGTCATCGTAAATCCAATTAAAAACGCTAACACCGTTAAAATATACAAATTAGGAATTTGACTAAAAGCTATAGCTACGATTAATGTTGCAATTAAGCCTACAATCGATGTTAATCCTCTACGGCGTATTTTAATCATACCGATTATTGCTGTACTTACTAGCATTCCAATCCCTAATGCAGCGTCAATATAACTAAGATTAATAGGTGTTCCTCCATAAGTTTCCACTAAAATGGGGATTGCAATGGATATCGCTCCGAAGGCAAAAAAGTTTAACGTTATTAATATAAGGATACCTGTCATTAAAAATCTACTTGCTTTTACATAGGAAAGCCCTTCTATGAGGTCTTTAAATGGTGTTTGTTTTATTGTATTGACTACTGGGCCTTCCTTTATGAAAGGTGGAAACATAAAAAAGGCAGACAACAAAACAATCATAGATGAGACTAAATAACCTGCTGTTACGCCACCGAATTCCATGATACTCCCCGAGAGAATAGGTCCAATCACAAAGCCAATCTGCCCCAACCCCTGAATCATCGCATTTGCTTGTTTTATTTGGTTTTTTTGTACTATTTTCGGAATTAATGATGTTCCAGCTGGTCCGGAAAATGCATCTAATGTTCCGAAAATGGATCCCAAAATGACCAAATACAGAAATGATAATTGATTTGTATGATGCAATAAAAAGATGATAACTAGCAGAACTCCTTGGATGGAACTTGTACTGAACATGATTGTCGTCTTCTTGAATTTATCAGCAAGAACTCCTCCAAATGCCATCATGAGAATACGTGGGACAGTAATGGCAATAAGAATAATCCCCAATGAACTAGCAGAATGTAAATCAGAAATGACATACCACGTTGTTGTCATAAAAAACATACTAAAACCTATTAGCGCCAAAAAGCTCCCAAAAAACAGAAAGATAAAAGTGCGATTCCGAAATAATGATTGTTGTTCCATACTTAAACACCCTCTCAAACTTAGTATAGAACCAATCATAAATTGTGACGTAATGTCGTAAGCAAACACTTTCCACAGAATTTTATATTAGTAAAACGATTAAAGAGTGTATTGATTGTGACCTTACGTAACAGTTTATAATGAAGTAAGGTGGTGTTCACATGGAAATGACAATTGGTCAGTTCGCAAAATTAGTAGGTTCAACGGTAAGAACATTAAGATACTACGATAAAATTGAGTTACTTACCCCAAACAAATTAAATAAAAGTGGTCGAAAAGTCTATACACGATTAGACTGGGAACTATTTCAACAAATAATAATATTAAAACATTTTGGGCTATCATTAAATGAAATTAAAGAACAAATGGCTAATCAGCAGTTTAAAAACCAAGAGTTTTTGCAGGTGCAGAAGCAGTTAATTGAAAAAAAGCAAGCAGAATTAAATGATAAGTTAGAGGTCATTACGAGAATGGAGAGGCTGTACAACATAGAAGGTATTTCTGAGGAAGAATTAGATGATTTTGCTTTTATCATGCTTGATTTATTTAGGAGAGAAAAATCACAAATTCAAATATGGGAAGAACATTTTGCAGATGACAAAGAGATCATGAAACAAATAAACTTGCTTCGTGATCCTGTATACAAGGAGAAAATGGATAGAGAAACCTGGTATTTAATTCAAGCGATTAGAAATGCTATTCACGATAATGATTCTACTAGCAGAAAAAAAGTACAAGCCATTCTTAACGAAATGAACAACCTATTCCCCGCAAGTAAGAACTTTCTAAATCTTGTGGATGATGAACGTTTTTTAGCGAAGTACAATCATGAGTTTACTAATTATTTTCCTGAGAACATAGCTAACTATATTTATAAAGAATTAAAAGCCTATTATGGTGAAAACGATAATAATGAGTAGGGGAAGCTAGGTGACTGAATAGCAAATGACCCTCAAGAGCTTTTGTTCCACTAACTGCAGCTAGTGTTGAGGTAGAAAGAGGAAAAAAAACAGACCCGTTTGCTGCGCAGCAACAAATACTACTGAATAGTAAAGAGGTTAACTCTTTTATTGTATATTAAAGAAGATATGGTATATTGCTAATGTAACCTAGTACATGTGTTTCATAACGTGGTTGATTATTATTTTGTTGGGAGGTAAAGCAAGTGAACAAAGATTGGATTCTATACGAAAACTTTACTAGTGAAAAGTTAAATGACATGCTTGAATGGCGTTGTGAACCAAAGAAATGGTTCTTAGACAAAACATCTAGTCAGCTTGTTTTAGAAACAGATCCAGAGACAGATTATTGGCAAAAAACGCACTATGGTTTTGAGGTTGATAATGGGCATTTTCTTTTTACCAAAACAAACAAGAATTTCAGATTGACAACAAAAGTTGATGCCTTCCCAAAAACAAAATATGACCAAGCAGGACTGATGATTAGATTTTCCGAGGATATGTGGGTGAAAACATCCTTGGAGTATATACCTGATGGTTTAAGTAAGCTAGGAGCAGTTGTGACTAATCGAGGATATTCTGATTGGTCTACCCAATATGTAGATTGTAAAACAGTACAATTATATTATCGTATATCTAAAATTGAGCAAAATTGTTATATTGATGTTTCTTGGGACGGAGAAGAATGGAATCAAATTAGAATCGCACATTTAGATGTGCCAAAAGATGCAACCGTTTTAGCTGGAATTTATGCCTGTAGTCCACAAGGGCAGGAACAAGAAGTTCGATTTGATTATATTAAAATTGAAGAACTTCCTAATGATCCAACCGTTGCTTACTTGTAAAGTAGTTTCTCCCCTAAGCCAGAGCTTAGGGGATTTTTACTACTTAAAAGCGAAATTTGGTGTTTGTGAAAAACGATGACTTCAGTGCAAGCCTCTTTGGTAGATAAAATAATTTTTTATTCTGCAGCCCGAGTCATACAATATACCTTTAGTCCTTCAACTATTTTTGTTTCCTTTAGCTCATATCCAAATCTTGTGTAGTAGGCAATATTTTGCTGATTTTCTGTATCGAGTGAAATAGGATATGGTGGCTGTGAAGAACGAGCTATACTATGAATTTCTCTTAGTACCTTTTTACCGATGCCCTTTCCTTGTGAGGAAGGCACTACTCCAATCATTGTTAAATAATAGTGAGGTCCATTTGGTGCACTTGCAGTAGTTAGTTTTTGGTACTTCGTTAAGAATCTAAGAACATGAAAGGGGAGCTTCAATACTAATAGAAGCATTTCTATATTTAATCTAACCTTAGCTCTTATAGATACAGTGGTAAGGTTCCTTGGTCTTTCCACAACTGCTACGTAACTAGGGTTTTTAAGGTGGTCGGTAAGGATTAGCCCTTCCAATATGTGGTTTCGCTTAACTATAAATCTTATTAGAGTTTTGGATTGTTCATTTCCTTTTTTGTTTGAAAACAAATAAACAAACATCGGGTCTTTTTCGAATGCTTTGGATAACAAGGAGATATGATTTTCATTAATGTTCATTTTGTTTCCCCCTTATGGTGGGAAACTGAAAAGCTGAACAACACTTTAAACACATAAAAACTAAATAAAGTAGAAGCAAAAAAAGGTACTGTTTGACCAATATAAGCAACTATTAACAAACCTAATCCTGTTAAGGTTCCAGCTAAGAGTTTTTGTATAGAATGGTACCTAATTAAATTTAAGAACGCTGCGCTAATTAATGTGTAGGCACAAATTATAACCCCATAATAAAGGGGAATTTCCATTGACCATGAAAGAATAAGAGGTTGAATATGGATAGCTATAAATATCCATCTTTTCCTTGGGTAACGCTCATAATAAAAATCAGTTCCTTTGGTTAAGTTTGCTACAACACCTCCTGAGATATCTAAGAACAAAAACCAGATTACTAGTTGTTTTACTAAAGATACCTTATTCCAGTCATCATAACCTAAAAAACCTATGGCAAAGCCAGAAATGAGCACAAAAAGACCGATGACAACTAAAGATGATTTTGTCTGGAATTCACCTAGAAGTTCATGGAAAAACTTAGGAATATTAACCACAGAACACCTCTTTCTGACCGACCAAACGGTCAATAATATGTTATAGAAATGGCAGGTTTATTTTAATAAAGACTGCCATGCATCTACTTGTAAAGTCCATATTTCTTTAAAGTTATCTAAATCAGTTTCTAGTAAAAAGTGAAGGCCGTAACCATCTAATGTCATGATGATCATTTCTGAAACTTTTAAAAGTCTCTCTCTTTTTTGAGAACTAT
It contains:
- a CDS encoding DUF1328 family protein, which produces MLRWSIIFFIIAIIAAFFGFIGIAGAAIEIAKFIFYIFIVLFIISLIAGVVRR
- a CDS encoding Rrf2 family transcriptional regulator, whose amino-acid sequence is MKYSNATNYALHTMIHLMLQPSGSSVGVQELAEMQHLSPTYLSKVLTKLTKAGLIESTPGAKGGYKISRTKHEISFLDVIHAIEGETSLFDCTIHHEGCLIESVMRQAEENMKDELGSKLLIDIAKEAESLQKLAKK
- a CDS encoding NAD(P)/FAD-dependent oxidoreductase: MIVDCAVIGGGPAGLNAALVLGRSRRQTILFDDNKPRNAVTSESHGFITRDGIHPQEFKRIAQAELSKYPDVTIEKQRVYRINKENEFFQVETEKGEVFTAKKVILATGFKEVLPEIPRVKEFYGKSLFSCPFCDGWELRDRPLAVIADDKKAFHMAKVVSNWTDDVIIFTNGSNVLSQEEQELLKSKGIRINDKKIVTLIGEEGMLEKIMLEDETEVPREGGFIIAEWIQAASFDSLEYTLNEQGGIETDNWQRTNIEGVYACGDTRIAGPTQLILAAGEGSMAAIAVNADLIEEKFNDEKQHN
- a CDS encoding class I SAM-dependent methyltransferase produces the protein MEHSHGKHNKGKVSYLESPERRKQFSPEQLLQIVTFKETDTVLDFGAGTGYFSIPTAKTIKGNVYALDTDTAMLEIIKEKAVKEQLTNIVPVHGSLEALPLREDSINIIIASLVLHEIKPLAPVLQQMKHLLKKDGYLICLELEPKGSSKKAPRITLEGMEREMKEAGFKVKEKLFPAEALYMIIAKKEE
- a CDS encoding MFS transporter, with the translated sequence MEQQSLFRNRTFIFLFFGSFLALIGFSMFFMTTTWYVISDLHSASSLGIILIAITVPRILMMAFGGVLADKFKKTTIMFSTSSIQGVLLVIIFLLHHTNQLSFLYLVILGSIFGTLDAFSGPAGTSLIPKIVQKNQIKQANAMIQGLGQIGFVIGPILSGSIMEFGGVTAGYLVSSMIVLLSAFFMFPPFIKEGPVVNTIKQTPFKDLIEGLSYVKASRFLMTGILILITLNFFAFGAISIAIPILVETYGGTPINLSYIDAALGIGMLVSTAIIGMIKIRRRGLTSIVGLIATLIVAIAFSQIPNLYILTVLAFLIGFTMTFVSIPFFTSAQEDTDPRIMGRVMSIVFLAMNGFDPLAYASVTLLVSRGFDIQLVILSFSIVGLLIAISILWRGHTFRSYKSNY
- a CDS encoding MerR family transcriptional regulator; translated protein: MEMTIGQFAKLVGSTVRTLRYYDKIELLTPNKLNKSGRKVYTRLDWELFQQIIILKHFGLSLNEIKEQMANQQFKNQEFLQVQKQLIEKKQAELNDKLEVITRMERLYNIEGISEEELDDFAFIMLDLFRREKSQIQIWEEHFADDKEIMKQINLLRDPVYKEKMDRETWYLIQAIRNAIHDNDSTSRKKVQAILNEMNNLFPASKNFLNLVDDERFLAKYNHEFTNYFPENIANYIYKELKAYYGENDNNE
- a CDS encoding DUF1349 domain-containing protein — translated: MNKDWILYENFTSEKLNDMLEWRCEPKKWFLDKTSSQLVLETDPETDYWQKTHYGFEVDNGHFLFTKTNKNFRLTTKVDAFPKTKYDQAGLMIRFSEDMWVKTSLEYIPDGLSKLGAVVTNRGYSDWSTQYVDCKTVQLYYRISKIEQNCYIDVSWDGEEWNQIRIAHLDVPKDATVLAGIYACSPQGQEQEVRFDYIKIEELPNDPTVAYL
- a CDS encoding GNAT family N-acetyltransferase translates to MNINENHISLLSKAFEKDPMFVYLFSNKKGNEQSKTLIRFIVKRNHILEGLILTDHLKNPSYVAVVERPRNLTTVSIRAKVRLNIEMLLLVLKLPFHVLRFLTKYQKLTTASAPNGPHYYLTMIGVVPSSQGKGIGKKVLREIHSIARSSQPPYPISLDTENQQNIAYYTRFGYELKETKIVEGLKVYCMTRAAE